A window of Anolis carolinensis isolate JA03-04 unplaced genomic scaffold, rAnoCar3.1.pri scaffold_21, whole genome shotgun sequence contains these coding sequences:
- the LOC134294778 gene encoding zinc finger protein 135-like, with protein sequence MEEKPYECLECGKSFTHCGNLYKHHRIHTGEKPYTCLECGKSFTQSSNLRSHQRTHTKEKPYKCLECGMSFTRSGSLRSHQKNHTGEKPYTCLACGKSFSGSGKLHRHHRIHTQEKPYNCLECGKKFSESAHLHLHYRTHTGEKPFSCPECGKSFSDRGSLHRHHRIHTAEKPYMCQECGKSFSGSGNLHRHHRIHTGEKPYTCLECGKSFTHRGNLHLHYRTHTGEKPFSCLECGKGFSDHGGLHRHHRTHTGEKPYTCLECGMSFTHSGGLHRHHRTHTGEKPFSCLECGKSFADSGNLYQHHRIHTGEKPYKCLECGMNFTNNGSLRKHHRSHSGEKSYKCLECGKSFTHYGNLYQHQRIHTGEKPYKCLECGKSFTVSGSLQRHHRIHTGGKGGIDSRETLQDTKRKFT encoded by the coding sequence atggaggagaaaccctATGAGTGtctggagtgcggaaagagcttcactcactGTGGAAATCTATATAAACATCAtagaattcacactggggagaaaccctatacatgtctggagtgtggaaagagcttcactcagagttcaaatctacgttcacatcaaaggactcacactaaagagaaaccctataaatgtctggagtgtggaatgAGCTTCACTCGCAGTGgtagtctacgttcacatcaaaaaaaccacactggggagaaaccctatacatgtctggcgtgtggaaagagcttcagtgggaGTGGAAAGTTACATAGGCATCATAGAATTCATACtcaggagaaaccctataactgcctggagtgtggaaagaaatTCAGCGAGAGTGCACATctacatctacattatagaacccacactggggagaaacccttttcaTGCcctgagtgtggaaagagcttcagtgaccGTGGAAGTCTACATAGACATCATAGAATCCACACTGCGGAGAAACCTTATatgtgccaggagtgtggaaagagtttcagtggGAGTGGAAATCTAcatagacatcatagaattcacactggggagaaaccctatacatgcctggagtgtggaaagagcttcactcaccGTGGAAATCTGCATCTACATTACagaacccacactggggagaaacccttttcatgccttgagtgtggaaagggcttcagtgACCATGGAGGTCTACATAGACATCATAGAACCcatactggggaaaaaccctatacatgcctggaatgtggaatgAGTTTCACTCACAGTGGAGGTCTACACAGACATCATagaacccacactggggagaaacccttttcatgcctggagtgtgggaagagctttgcTGACAGTGGGAATCTATATCAACATCATagaatccacactggggagaaaccctataaatgcctggagtgtggaatgaACTTCACTAACAATGGAAGCCTACGTAAACATCATAGGTCCCACAGTGGAGAGAAAtcctataaatgtctggagtgtggaaagagcttcactcactATGGAAATCTATATCAACATCAAAGaattcatactggggagaaaccctataaatgcctggagtgtggaaagagcttcactgtgAGTGGAAGTCTACAGAGACATCATAGGATTCACACTGGAGGAAAAGGTGGTATTGACTCCAGAGAAACCCTCCAAGATACAAAAAGGAAATTCACATAA